In Desulfobulbaceae bacterium, the following proteins share a genomic window:
- a CDS encoding MBL fold metallo-hydrolase: MIVRQLVVGSMSVCCYLAVCEKTKKAVIIDPGGDESRILKAVKDEGATVEYIINTHGHPDHDCGNAKLKEATGALIIIHKDDADFFAKSEVKKYFSMLGLPASPPPDKKVTDGESLSFGEETLTVIHTPGHTPGGICLYGKPHLFTGDSLFVGGVGRTDFPGGDTKTLMNSIRKKLLTLPGDTIVWPGHGYGGDSSTISTEAATNPFLTGDF, from the coding sequence ATGATTGTACGGCAGTTGGTTGTTGGTTCTATGAGTGTGTGTTGTTATCTGGCAGTTTGCGAAAAAACAAAAAAGGCTGTGATTATCGATCCTGGTGGTGACGAGTCACGCATCCTCAAAGCAGTCAAGGACGAGGGCGCGACCGTGGAGTATATTATTAATACCCATGGACATCCTGATCATGACTGTGGCAATGCGAAACTGAAAGAGGCAACCGGGGCCCTGATCATCATCCATAAGGATGATGCTGATTTCTTTGCTAAGTCTGAGGTTAAAAAATATTTCTCTATGCTTGGACTGCCTGCCTCACCACCCCCAGATAAAAAAGTTACAGATGGTGAGAGTCTGTCTTTTGGAGAAGAGACGCTCACAGTAATTCACACCCCTGGCCATACCCCTGGTGGAATCTGCCTTTATGGCAAGCCGCATCTGTTTACAGGGGATAGCCTTTTTGTCGGCGGTGTAGGACGAACCGACTTCCCCGGTGGTGACACAAAGACCCTTATGAACTCAATTCGTAAAAAACTGTTGACCCTTCCTGGTGACACCATCGTCTGGCCTGGACATGGTTATGGTGGAGACTCTTCAACAATTTCGACTGAAGCCGCAACCAACCCCTTCCTCACCGGAGATTTTTAA
- a CDS encoding Mrp/NBP35 family ATP-binding protein produces the protein MGSSCGSCDSKKSSGCGSSKTQEQAKAHIAQQEVSIKTSLSRIKHKILVMSGKGGVGKSTVSTNLALGLANRGYKVGLMDVDLHGPDICRMLNLTENLKDAQQNGGLLPPMKFGENLKVISLEYMMEDRDDPIIWRGPLKIQAIRQFIADIDWGTLDYLVIDAPPGTGDEPLTIANTIPDAQALVVTTPQDIALADVRKSLNFCKHVKMNIVGLVENMSGLICPHCNKTVDVFKSGGGEKTAKDFNINFLGRVPMDPRVVLGGDDGNPYLTSESDSPAVKAFAVVIDNVIKKQSGSAPVSLNIAGACGCGGGVCDPQKCDC, from the coding sequence ATGGGTAGTTCATGCGGTAGTTGTGATAGTAAAAAAAGTTCCGGTTGTGGATCAAGCAAGACACAGGAACAGGCGAAAGCCCATATTGCCCAGCAGGAAGTTTCGATTAAAACTTCTTTAAGTAGAATTAAACATAAAATTCTGGTGATGAGTGGTAAAGGGGGTGTCGGTAAAAGTACGGTTTCTACAAATCTGGCGCTTGGCTTAGCAAATAGAGGCTATAAAGTCGGATTGATGGATGTTGATCTGCATGGGCCGGATATCTGCCGGATGTTGAATCTGACCGAGAACCTTAAAGATGCCCAGCAGAATGGCGGCTTGCTTCCCCCGATGAAATTTGGTGAAAATCTCAAGGTTATTTCACTTGAGTATATGATGGAAGATCGAGACGATCCTATCATCTGGCGCGGCCCTCTCAAGATTCAGGCGATACGCCAGTTTATTGCTGATATTGATTGGGGAACACTGGATTACCTGGTCATTGATGCTCCCCCTGGCACAGGAGATGAGCCGTTAACTATTGCCAATACCATCCCCGACGCGCAGGCTCTAGTGGTTACAACGCCTCAGGATATTGCCTTGGCAGATGTGCGGAAATCGCTTAATTTCTGTAAACATGTTAAGATGAATATCGTCGGTCTGGTTGAAAATATGAGCGGCTTGATTTGCCCGCACTGCAATAAAACAGTTGATGTGTTCAAGAGTGGTGGTGGGGAAAAAACGGCTAAGGATTTTAATATTAATTTTCTCGGACGTGTGCCTATGGATCCGCGTGTCGTGCTTGGTGGTGATGATGGTAATCCGTATCTGACCTCTGAGTCTGATAGCCCAGCAGTCAAGGCCTTTGCAGTAGTGATCGACAATGTGATCAAAAAACAGTCCGGTTCTGCTCCTGTTTCTCTTAATATCGCCGGGGCCTGTGGCTGTGGAGGCGGTGTTTGTGATCCTCAAAAGTGCGACTGCTGA